One Purpureocillium takamizusanense chromosome 1, complete sequence genomic window carries:
- the PPN1 gene encoding Endopolyphosphatase (SECRETED:SignalP(1-24~SECRETED:cutsite=VLA-SP~SECRETED:prob=0.9072)~BUSCO:EOG09262645~EggNog:ENOG503NVEG~COG:G) has product MARDALVPLRLLAVLSGCIQGVLASPTPPEYDALQRVLQPARHPEAQPHQQRKLNGRFLHITDLHPDDFYKAHTSSEEGIACHRGKGMAGMYGAEMTDCDSPFSLVNATFDWIEANIRDDIDFVVWTGDSARHDSDEKHPRTAEQVLDSNRRVADKFVEAFTLPHDGRLAIPVIPTFGNNDFLPHNIMEAGPNKWFHAYSDIWSRFVPEEQRHSFGFGGWFYVEVIPGKLAVFSLNTMFFFDRNAAVDGCANPSEPGFKHMEWLRIQLQHLRDMGMKAILIGHVPPARTDSKQNWDETCWQRYTLWLRQYRDVVTASLFGHMNIDHFLLSDTKKIDLTIETESAADREHMDEGFSVESKSDYLLELRDEWSGLPGSAIEVQEDNGDDGDDASADKKGKKKKKKFKKIGGKYAERYQLSFVSPSVVPNFFPTLRVYEYNITGLGEAALWQDSFVENTQRTSPQPWNEKDWDEETHNELRRSIEAERKKHKKKEGKKGKKKPKKDPNLIVPEDPPKGSLPGPAYYPQALTLTGYTQYFANLTYINNDIQDADVDGLKWRGGNPDGRTPKHSPPKPNKFKYEVEYSTFDDKIYKLKDLTVKSYLGLAYRMGQKKTNSAGVLADDLKEADTEVGADGKGKKKKKKKDRERNKAWLHFLGHAFVKTVPKDELEKM; this is encoded by the exons ATGGCTCGCGATGCCTTGGTGCCCTTGCGGCTGCTCGCGGTCCTGAGCGGCTGCATCCAGGGCGTGCTCGCGTCGCCAACACCTCCCGAATACGACGCTCTGCAACGCGTGCTGCAGCCGGCGCGCCATCCCGAAGCGCAaccgcaccagcagcgcaaGCTGAACGGCCGCTTCTTACACATCACtg ATTTGCATCCCGACGACTTTTACAAGGCCCACACCTCGTCCGAGGAGGGCATTGCGTGCCACCGCGGTAAAGGTATGGCCGGCATGTATGGCGCGGAGATGACGGATTGCGACTCGCCGTTTTCCCTCGTCAATGCCACCTTTGACTGGATCGAGGCCAACATTCGAGACGACATCGACTTCGTCGTGTGGACCGGCGACTCGGCCCGCCACGACAGTGACGAGAAGCATCCGCGCACCGCCGAGCAGGTTCTCGACTCTaaccgccgcgtcgccgacaagtTTGTCGAGGCCTTCACCTTACCCCACGACGGCAGGCTCGCCATCCCCGTCATTCCCACCTTCGGCAACAATGACTTCCTCCCCCACAACATCATGGAGGCAGGGCCCAACAAGTGGTTCCATGCCTACAGTGACATTTGGAGCCGCTTCGTtcccgaggagcagcgccacTCGTTTGGCTTTGGCGGTTGGTTCTACGTCGAGGTCATCCCCGGCAAGCTGGCTGTCTTTAGCCTCAACACCATGTTCTTCTTTGACCGcaatgccgccgtcgacggctgTGCGAACCCCTCGGAGCCGGGCTTCAAGCATATGGAGTGGCTGCGTATTcagctgcagcacctgcgCGACATGGGTATGAAGGCCATCCTCATCGGCCACGTACCCCCGGCCCGCACCGACAGCAAGCAGAATTGGGATGAGACGTGCTGGCAGCGGTACACACTATGGCTAAGGCAGTATCGCGACGTCGTAACCGCGTCTCTGTTTGGGCACATGAACATTGACCACTTTCTGCTTAGCGACACCAAAAAGATTGACCTGACGATTGAAACGGAAAGCGCAGCCGACCGCGAACACATGGACGAGGGGTTCTCTGTTGAGTCCAAGAGCGATTACCTTTTGGAGTTGCGTGATGAGTGGTCGGGTCTCCCCGGCTCGGCGATTGAGGTTCAAGAAGAcaacggcgatgacggcgatgacgcaTCCGCAGAcaagaaggggaagaagaaaaagaagaagtTCAAGAAGATTGGGGGCAAGTATGCCGAAAGGTATCAGCTATCATTTGTCAGCCCGAGCGTGGTGCCCAACTTTTTTCCGACTCTTCGGGTTTATGAGTACAATATTACAGGGTTGGGTGAAGCAGCATTGTGGCAGGACTCGTTCGTTGAGAACACACAACGGACATCTCCTCAACCGTGGAATGAGAAGGATTGGGATGAGGAGACACACAATGAGCTCAGGCGAAGTATCGAGGCGGAGCGAAAGAAgcacaagaagaaggagggcaagaagggcaagaagaagcccaagaaggaCCCCAACCTCATCGTCCCCGAGGACCCACCAAAGGGCTCGTTGCCCGGACCGGCGTACTACCCGCAAGCGCTCACCCTGACGGGCTACACGCAATACTTTGCCAACCTAACGTACATCAACAACGACATCCAGGACGCGGACGTGGACGGGCTGAAGTGGCGGGGCGGCAATCCCGACGGCAGAACCCCCAAGcactcgccgccgaagccgaacAAGTTCAAGTACGAGGTCGAGTACAGCACGTTTGACGACAAGATCtacaagctcaaggacctGACGGTCAAGAGCTACCTCGGGCTCGCGTACCGCATGGGCCAGAAAAAGACCAACTCGGCTGGTGTCCTCGCCGATGACTTGAAGGAGGCGGATACAGAGGTTGGCGCtgacggcaagggcaagaagaagaagaagaagaaggatcGCGAGAGGAATAAGGCATGGCTACATTTCTTGGGACACGCGTTCGTCAAGACGGTGCCTAAGGATGAGTTGGAGAAGATGTAG
- a CDS encoding uncharacterized protein (EggNog:ENOG503PWU8), which translates to MSMATIIPAAVVPSGAHLQVPGAAAAAAACSSSSSSSSSPMATIAPPTAGIAITSTTTAAAGTTTNSGGGGGGGGNCPPVRPGFNSRLTSDRLREGAGLYLPPQFRPGSASTNLRKGRVSVFRETGLFDGQDDDDDHRAGSSSP; encoded by the coding sequence ATGTCCATGGCAACCAtcatccccgccgccgtcgtcccctcGGGCGCGCACCTGCAagtccccggcgccgccgccgccgccgccgcctgctcctcgtcctcgtcgtcctcgtcctctccCATGGCCACGATCGCTCCCCCAaccgccggcatcgccatcaccagtaccaccaccgcagccgccggtaccaccaccaacagcggcggcggcggcggcggcggcggcaactgcccccccgtccgccccGGCTTCAACTCGCGCCTCACCTCGGACCGCCTccgcgagggcgccggcctctACCTCCCGCCCCAGTTCCGCcccggcagcgccagcaccaaCCTCCGCAAGGGCCGCGTCTCCGTATTCCGCGAGACGGGCCTCTTTGAcggccaggacgacgacgacgaccaccgcgccggctcctcgtcgccatga